A genomic segment from Alkalilimnicola ehrlichii MLHE-1 encodes:
- the rplU gene encoding 50S ribosomal protein L21: MYAVIKTGGKQYKVSEGDVLRVEKLAGEAGASVEFDQVLMVGEGDDVKVGAPTVEGGKVTAEVLGQGRARKIEIQKFKRRKQYRRFAGHRQQFTEVKITGISAG, from the coding sequence ATGTACGCCGTTATCAAGACCGGAGGCAAGCAGTACAAGGTCTCCGAGGGAGACGTCCTGCGCGTCGAGAAGCTCGCCGGTGAGGCGGGCGCTTCCGTGGAGTTCGACCAGGTTCTGATGGTCGGCGAGGGCGACGACGTCAAGGTCGGCGCGCCCACCGTGGAGGGCGGCAAGGTGACCGCCGAGGTGCTGGGTCAGGGCCGTGCCCGCAAGATCGAGATCCAGAAGTTCAAGCGCCGCAAGCAGTATCGCCGCTTCGCCGGTCATCGGCAGCAGTTCACCGAGGTCAAGATCACCGGCATCTCCGCCGGCTGA